CCTGAGGCTGGCCCAGCGCTACGACCGCACCATCGACCCCGCCTGGCCCGCCCTGCGCGCCCAGATCACCGAAGAGGTCCTGGAGAAGGGCTGGAACGACCAGGCCCAGGCCTACACCACCGCCTATGACGGCACCGACCTGGACGCGGCCTCGCTGCACATCGGCCTGTCCGGGCTGATCGACCCGGCCGACGAGCGTTTCCAGGCCACCGTGACCGCGGTGGAGGCCGAACTGCGCAGCGGCCCGACCGTGTACCGCTACCACCGCGACGACGGCCTGCCCGGCGGTGAGGGCGGCTTCCACCTGTGCACCACCTGGCTGATCGAGGCCTACCTGCTCACCGGACGGCGCGCCGAGGCCGAGGAGTTGTTCAAGCACCTGGTGGACTGCGCCGGACCGACCGGGTTGATCCCCGAGGAGTTCGACCCGGTCACCGAGCGGGCCCTGGGCAACCACCCGCAGGCCTACTCCCACCTGGGTCTGATCCGCTGTGCCCAACTCCTGGACCAGCACTGACCCGAACCGGCTGATCCGAACTCACCGATCGGAACTCACCGATCGGTCACGCGCCCGACGAAAAGCGGCAGCGAAGGCCCCGCTCTTCCCAGCCCGGCGCGCAACGCATCGCGTGTCGCGGCTGACCACCCGTGCCAGCGAACACCAACGCGGCCCGCGAGACCCCCGAGCACGGTTTCGGCCCCTGTTCCGAAGATGATCTTGCTACCAGAAGCGAAATCAGCGCCGAACTTGCTTCTGGTAGCAAGATCACCGGGGATGGGGTGGTTTCGGGGTCCGGCGCGGAGGAGGCCAGCTCCGCGAAGCGGCCCGCCATCTCCGTGACCGCCTCGCGCAGTTCCTGTTCTGGTCGGCCCGTGTCCCGATCCCCTCGCTGGCTTCAGAAGCACAGCACACGGGATCGTCCGGGAGCCATGGGGCTGACCGTGGGCGCTCAGCGGCGGCGGGGGCCGTTTTCCAGGCGCTCGCGGACCGACGGCCACTCCGCGCGGAGCACCGAGTAGTACACCGCGTCCCGGCGGCGGCCTCCCGGCATCACGTTGTAGCTGCGCAGGACTCCCTCTTCGGTGGCGCCGATCGCGCGCAGTCCGCGGCGGGCGCGTTCGTTGAGGGCGTCGGTCTTGAACTCCACCCGCTCGGTGTCCATCACCTCGAAGGCCTGGCGCAGTAGCAGGTACTTGGCCCAGTGGTTGACTCCCCGGCCCCGGAAGTCGCGGCCCAGCCAGGAGCTGCCGATCTCCAGACGCAGGTCGGCTTCGGAGAGGTTGCCGTAGCTCATGCTGCCCGCGATCCGTCCGCTGGCCGCGTCGGTGATCGTGTACGTGGTACGGCTACCGTTCTCGGTGGCGGTCAGGTAGGAGTCGAAGAACCGCTCGAAGTCGGCGTCGTCGTCGACCCGGGTCACGAAGTGCGTCCAGATGTCGGAGTCCAGGGCCTGGGCCCGCCAGCCCTCACGGTCCTTCTCCTCGACAGGGGTGAGCACCACGTGCTCGTTCTCCAGGCGAACCCTCGACTTCTCGATCCACTGCCCGATCCGCACCATGCCGACTCTCTCTGGTTTGCCTACAGTGTCCGACCCGGATTGTAGGGTTCCGTCACATTCGGATGCCTCGGCGCCCCGGCGCTTCTGGGAAGGGACCCGCCATGGCTGCGACTCTCAGCCGACGCGAGCTCAACCGCGCCACCCTGGACCGCCAGTTCCTGTTGCGTCGGGTGGACCGGCCCGCCACGGAGGTGCTCGCCCGGCTGGTCGGTCTCCAGGCGCAGACCACGCACACCTGGTACGTGGGTTTCCAGAGCCGCCTGGAGGCCCCCGATCCGCACGCGGTGGGGCGGTTGCTCACCGACGGCTCGCTGGTGCGGATGTCGCTGATGCGCTCCACCCTGCATCTGGTCTCCGCAGAGGACGCCGCCTGGCTCCGGCCGACCACCCAGGAGGTCATGGACAAGGACCTGGCGCACAGTGCGCACGGGAAGGCCACTGCCGGGGTGGACCTGGACGCGGTGGCTGCCCTGGGCCGGGAACTGTTGGAGGAGCGCCCGCTCACCCCCAACGAGCTGGGGGAACGCATCGGCCAGCGGTGGGAGGGCGTGCCCGGCGCCCATCTGGCCTACGTGGTGCGCTGTCTGCTGCCGGTCGTGCAGGTCCCGCCGCGCGGGGTGTGGGGCGCCTCGGGGCAACCCGCTCTGGCCCCCGCGGACACCTGGACCGGGCGTCCCTTCGCGCCAGGCCCCGACCGGGAGGCGCTGGTCCTGCGCTATCTGGCCGCCTTCGGCCCCGCCAGTGTGCGGGACGTCCAGGCCTGGTCCGGGCTGACCCGCCTCAAGGAGGTCGTGGAAGGGCTGCGCGAGCGGTTGGTGTCCTTCCGCGACGAGGCCGGAGGTGAGCTGTTCGACCTACCCGAGGCGCCGCGCCCCTCGGCGGACGTCCCCGCGCCGGTGCGCTTCCTCTACGACTTCGACAACCTGCTGCGGGGTCACGCCGATCGGAGCCGGGTGATCTCTGCCGAGAACCTCAAGCGCGTCTCCTCGCGCAACGGGATGCCACCCGCGACGGTGCTCGTGGACGGCGAGGTGGCCGCCGCCTGGAAG
This DNA window, taken from Nocardiopsis exhalans, encodes the following:
- a CDS encoding winged helix DNA-binding domain-containing protein; the protein is MAATLSRRELNRATLDRQFLLRRVDRPATEVLARLVGLQAQTTHTWYVGFQSRLEAPDPHAVGRLLTDGSLVRMSLMRSTLHLVSAEDAAWLRPTTQEVMDKDLAHSAHGKATAGVDLDAVAALGRELLEERPLTPNELGERIGQRWEGVPGAHLAYVVRCLLPVVQVPPRGVWGASGQPALAPADTWTGRPFAPGPDREALVLRYLAAFGPASVRDVQAWSGLTRLKEVVEGLRERLVSFRDEAGGELFDLPEAPRPSADVPAPVRFLYDFDNLLRGHADRSRVISAENLKRVSSRNGMPPATVLVDGEVAAAWKVDRSRRAPSLDITPFRFFNNSESEATIVEGIRLLSFLSAGQEGGEVRFSNPV
- a CDS encoding GNAT family N-acetyltransferase, which produces MVRIGQWIEKSRVRLENEHVVLTPVEEKDREGWRAQALDSDIWTHFVTRVDDDADFERFFDSYLTATENGSRTTYTITDAASGRIAGSMSYGNLSEADLRLEIGSSWLGRDFRGRGVNHWAKYLLLRQAFEVMDTERVEFKTDALNERARRGLRAIGATEEGVLRSYNVMPGGRRRDAVYYSVLRAEWPSVRERLENGPRRR